In a genomic window of Paraburkholderia phenazinium:
- a CDS encoding LysR family transcriptional regulator, producing the protein MNKPTLTDLRAFMAVAEHRSFRQAADLLGITRSTLSHAIRGLEDSVGARLLHRTTRSVSLTEAGKRLLGRLDPLMSDLDAALEEVAGEQGLTTGTLRINGGENAIRLLLQTVVPEFLKRYPGVELDLVAEGRLVDIVEQGFDAGVRLGEAVPKDMVAVRLGPDIRFLAVASPAYLAVHPAPKVPDGLSKHQCIRQRLPSGKRYRWEFLKRRQEVAIDVPGVLTLDNNQLMVEAALDGLGIAYVPEPYARDALDDGRLVTVLEDWCPVIPGLFLYFPGTRHMPTSLRAFIDMVRTGAA; encoded by the coding sequence ATGAACAAGCCGACACTGACCGATCTGCGAGCGTTCATGGCCGTCGCCGAGCACCGCAGCTTCCGGCAAGCTGCCGATCTGCTCGGGATCACGCGCTCCACACTGAGCCATGCCATCCGCGGCCTGGAGGACAGCGTGGGCGCCCGTCTACTGCATCGAACGACGCGCAGCGTGTCGTTGACCGAGGCGGGCAAGCGTCTGCTGGGCCGTCTCGATCCCCTGATGAGCGATCTCGATGCCGCCCTGGAGGAAGTGGCCGGCGAGCAAGGTCTTACTACGGGTACGCTGCGCATCAATGGCGGCGAGAACGCGATTCGCTTGCTGCTGCAGACTGTTGTGCCTGAATTCCTCAAGCGCTATCCCGGTGTCGAACTTGACCTGGTGGCGGAAGGGCGGCTGGTGGACATTGTCGAACAGGGTTTCGATGCGGGGGTGCGATTGGGCGAGGCCGTGCCGAAGGACATGGTGGCGGTTCGTCTGGGCCCCGACATCCGCTTTCTGGCGGTCGCGTCGCCGGCCTATCTGGCGGTTCATCCTGCGCCGAAGGTGCCCGATGGATTATCGAAGCACCAATGCATCCGCCAACGTCTGCCGAGTGGCAAGCGCTATCGCTGGGAGTTTCTCAAGCGAAGACAGGAAGTGGCGATCGACGTCCCCGGCGTCCTGACGCTGGACAACAATCAGTTGATGGTCGAGGCGGCGCTAGACGGCCTGGGCATCGCCTACGTACCCGAACCCTATGCGCGTGACGCGTTGGACGATGGGCGCCTCGTGACGGTGCTGGAGGACTGGTGTCCGGTGATCCCAGGCCTGTTCCTTTACTTTCCCGGCACGCGTCATATGCCGACGAGTTTGCGGGCATTCATCGACATGGTTCGAACAGGTGCCGCCTGA
- a CDS encoding SDR family oxidoreductase, whose amino-acid sequence MAKTWFITGTSTGLGRILAERLLERGDRVVATLRQPAALDELRAQHGDRLHVLSLDVTDVEAIRIAVADAFERMGRIDVVVSNAAYGLFGAAEELSDAQLERQIATNLTGSIQLIRAVLPYLREQGGGRIVQVSSEGGQIAYPNFSLYHATKWGIEGFVESVAQEVAPFGIDFVIVEPGPTLTHFRQGLDHAQPMACYDNTPAGEVRRAVSSGTFVLKGDAVKTVDAMIDAADAERPPLRLTLGSTAYASIGKALAERLGSLEAQKDIAFAADRDN is encoded by the coding sequence ATGGCCAAAACCTGGTTCATTACGGGCACATCCACCGGCCTCGGCCGTATCCTCGCGGAACGTTTGCTGGAACGTGGCGACCGGGTGGTGGCAACCTTGCGGCAACCCGCAGCGCTGGACGAATTGCGGGCCCAACACGGCGATCGCCTGCATGTGCTCTCGCTCGATGTGACGGACGTAGAGGCCATTCGAATCGCCGTGGCGGATGCCTTCGAGCGTATGGGGCGCATCGATGTGGTGGTCAGCAACGCCGCCTATGGCCTCTTCGGTGCGGCCGAAGAACTGAGCGACGCGCAGCTTGAGCGGCAGATCGCCACGAACCTGACCGGTTCGATCCAGCTCATCCGTGCCGTGCTGCCCTACCTTCGCGAGCAAGGTGGCGGACGTATCGTGCAAGTGTCGTCGGAGGGCGGACAGATCGCCTATCCGAACTTCAGCCTCTACCACGCCACCAAGTGGGGGATCGAAGGTTTTGTCGAATCGGTGGCGCAGGAAGTCGCGCCCTTCGGCATCGATTTCGTGATCGTTGAGCCAGGCCCGACCCTCACCCACTTCCGCCAGGGTTTGGATCACGCGCAGCCCATGGCGTGCTATGACAATACGCCGGCCGGTGAGGTCCGCAGAGCCGTGTCGTCCGGCACATTCGTACTCAAGGGCGATGCCGTCAAAACGGTCGATGCCATGATCGACGCGGCCGATGCCGAGCGCCCGCCTTTGCGGCTGACCTTGGGCAGTACGGCCTACGCGTCGATCGGCAAGGCGCTGGCCGAGCGGCTGGGCTCGCTGGAGGCACAGAAAGATATCGCTTTTGCCGCTGATCGGGATAACTAA
- a CDS encoding DMT family transporter: MPPSSATRATALSLNSVGSILASMFCFAVVDALAKTVALQYPANEVTFFRMLFGLVPAFAMGCRGPLSMTARLASIDLKGQTVRSLTLLGASGLFFAGLPYVPLGEAVALAYSETLIVILLAPLILKERLTGSGVVAALVGFCGVLLVVRPGGSQSSWLGPMLLLMSAFCGALSIVQIKRIRSTDDSVTTVLFFTLVGTVVTGLTLAFNWRTPSMDALLIMALLGAFATAGQILMTVAFRQADAGKLAPYNYTSIVWAALFGYVVWGETIQPLSLAGIVLIVGSAIAVAVGRKDEEGPLA, from the coding sequence ATGCCGCCATCCAGCGCAACACGGGCTACCGCGCTTTCGCTGAACAGCGTCGGTAGCATTCTCGCTTCCATGTTTTGCTTTGCTGTGGTGGATGCCCTGGCGAAGACGGTCGCGCTGCAATATCCGGCCAATGAGGTGACGTTCTTCCGCATGCTCTTCGGTCTGGTGCCGGCTTTCGCGATGGGCTGCCGGGGGCCGCTTTCCATGACCGCGCGGCTGGCCAGCATCGATCTCAAAGGGCAGACGGTGCGGTCGCTGACGCTGCTCGGCGCCTCGGGTTTGTTCTTCGCCGGCTTGCCTTACGTGCCCTTGGGTGAAGCGGTCGCACTCGCGTATTCGGAGACGCTGATCGTCATCCTGCTTGCGCCGCTGATCCTGAAGGAGCGGTTGACGGGCAGCGGCGTGGTCGCGGCGCTGGTCGGATTCTGCGGTGTGTTGCTGGTGGTGCGGCCGGGCGGCAGTCAGTCGAGCTGGCTCGGTCCGATGTTGCTGCTGATGAGCGCCTTCTGCGGCGCGCTTTCCATCGTGCAGATCAAGCGCATCCGCTCTACCGACGATTCGGTGACGACGGTGCTGTTTTTCACCCTGGTGGGCACGGTGGTGACCGGCCTGACCCTCGCATTCAACTGGCGAACACCGTCCATGGATGCGCTGTTGATCATGGCGCTGCTCGGCGCGTTCGCGACCGCGGGACAGATTCTGATGACCGTCGCTTTTCGCCAGGCGGATGCGGGGAAGCTGGCGCCGTATAACTACACGAGCATCGTGTGGGCGGCGTTGTTCGGCTATGTCGTTTGGGGCGAGACCATTCAGCCGCTGTCCCTCGCGGGGATTGTGCTGATTGTCGGCAGCGCGATTGCGGTTGCAGTTGGCCGGAAAGATGAGGAGGGGCCGCTTGCGTGA
- a CDS encoding c-type cytochrome — MSLRFLTSHLSHLSLRPRLCLCRVALLLSAALLAACGDHHDNTTAATSATALGAAPASTPADGQSGAADQLVRGRYLVKAADCAACHTAADGAPFAGGVKLASPFGTFYGTNITPDQDHGIGKWSADDFYKALHDGVSPDGQLYPAMPYTSYRELSRADSDAMYAWLMAQKPAAVANHAPDLSFPFNLRFAVRFWNMLFLKDALPDASKGGSADWNRGRYLVNALGHCAECHTPRGKFGQLDQALPLGGGALGRVVAPDITPHGLAARGWTAADLQTFFATGVAPQGSAFSEMYPVVHLSSQYLSRDDLRAMSTYLLGDQPPAPQPLQSVSADAAQLAAGRNVYLAVCAGCHGRDGEGKPHVAVPMHGNSTVRQTDPHNLIVAMLDGIGAQDFPGLERMQEMPGFAGQLSDEELAQLASYLRANWGGQPADVTAAAVKALR, encoded by the coding sequence ATGAGCCTGCGTTTCCTGACCTCGCACCTCTCGCACCTGAGCTTGCGCCCGCGCCTGTGCCTGTGCCGCGTTGCGCTGCTGTTGAGCGCCGCGCTGCTGGCTGCATGCGGCGACCATCACGACAACACCACGGCAGCGACGAGCGCCACAGCACTGGGCGCCGCGCCGGCAAGCACACCGGCTGACGGACAAAGCGGCGCTGCGGATCAACTGGTTCGCGGCCGCTACCTGGTGAAGGCTGCTGACTGCGCGGCCTGTCACACTGCGGCGGACGGGGCGCCGTTCGCCGGCGGCGTGAAGCTCGCGTCGCCATTCGGCACGTTTTACGGCACGAACATCACGCCGGACCAGGACCACGGCATCGGCAAGTGGAGCGCCGACGATTTCTACAAGGCGCTGCATGACGGCGTGTCGCCGGACGGCCAGTTGTATCCGGCGATGCCGTACACGTCGTACCGCGAGCTCTCGCGTGCCGATAGCGACGCCATGTATGCGTGGCTGATGGCGCAGAAACCGGCGGCGGTGGCTAACCACGCGCCTGACCTGTCGTTCCCGTTCAACCTGCGCTTTGCCGTGCGCTTCTGGAACATGTTGTTCCTGAAGGACGCATTGCCCGATGCATCGAAGGGCGGCTCGGCCGACTGGAACCGTGGCCGCTATCTGGTCAATGCGCTCGGCCACTGCGCCGAATGCCACACGCCGCGCGGCAAGTTCGGCCAGCTCGATCAGGCGTTGCCGCTTGGCGGCGGCGCGCTCGGGCGTGTCGTCGCGCCGGATATCACGCCGCACGGGTTGGCTGCCCGCGGTTGGACCGCGGCGGATCTGCAGACCTTCTTCGCAACCGGGGTCGCGCCGCAAGGCTCGGCCTTCAGCGAGATGTATCCGGTCGTGCATCTGAGCAGCCAGTATCTGAGTCGCGACGACCTGCGGGCGATGTCCACCTATCTGCTCGGCGATCAGCCGCCGGCGCCGCAGCCGCTGCAGTCGGTCTCGGCGGATGCTGCGCAACTGGCCGCCGGCCGCAATGTCTACCTCGCGGTGTGTGCGGGGTGTCATGGCCGCGACGGCGAGGGCAAGCCGCACGTCGCCGTGCCGATGCACGGCAATTCGACGGTGCGGCAAACCGATCCGCATAATCTGATCGTGGCGATGCTCGACGGCATCGGCGCGCAGGATTTCCCCGGCCTCGAACGCATGCAGGAGATGCCGGGTTTTGCCGGGCAACTCAGCGACGAAGAGCTCGCGCAACTGGCGAGCTATCTGCGGGCCAACTGGGGCGGTCAGCCGGCCGATGTGACAGCGGCTGCCGTCAAGGCCTTACGCTAG
- a CDS encoding (2Fe-2S)-binding protein — MTTALNQTPGRAASAAPASDAAAQTASAPVVERPLTQFRAQPLTLKVNGRDVTVQVPTGLMMIDLLHEYLDLTGSRLGCGQGVCHACVVILDKPDGTSEEVRTCITGANFFDGKSIRTIEGHAQRNGQGEVVALSPIQQKFLEHFSFQCGYCTPGFVNAATVLIERLKRQPVARDQVEETITDALNDHICRCTGYVRYYEAVKDVVMTMPGLVKDAA, encoded by the coding sequence ATGACGACGGCCCTGAATCAAACACCCGGCCGCGCCGCCAGCGCCGCGCCGGCCTCGGATGCCGCCGCGCAAACGGCGAGTGCGCCGGTCGTGGAACGGCCGCTGACGCAATTCCGCGCGCAACCGCTGACGCTCAAGGTGAACGGCCGCGACGTGACGGTGCAGGTGCCGACCGGTCTGATGATGATCGACCTGCTGCACGAATACCTCGATCTGACCGGTTCGCGGCTCGGCTGCGGGCAGGGCGTCTGTCACGCCTGCGTGGTGATTCTCGACAAGCCGGATGGCACGAGCGAGGAAGTTCGCACCTGTATCACGGGCGCGAATTTCTTCGACGGCAAGTCGATTCGCACCATCGAAGGTCACGCGCAGCGCAACGGACAAGGTGAGGTAGTCGCGCTGTCGCCGATCCAGCAGAAGTTTCTCGAACACTTCAGTTTTCAGTGCGGCTACTGTACGCCCGGTTTCGTCAATGCGGCGACGGTGCTGATCGAACGTCTGAAGCGTCAGCCGGTGGCGCGGGACCAGGTAGAGGAAACCATCACCGACGCGCTGAACGATCACATCTGCCGCTGTACGGGGTATGTGCGCTACTACGAGGCGGTGAAGGACGTGGTCATGACGATGCCGGGACTCGTCAAGGACGCCGCATGA
- a CDS encoding xanthine dehydrogenase family protein molybdopterin-binding subunit, whose protein sequence is MGKLDLSRRSFLKASVLAGVSVYIAPIGSRAFAALFEDRILTPVQWDAANGQARFRIDGIAKVTGAKVFARDVRAADMPHWPKQQAHAFILRTTQADRLYEGFDLALLGDELQPDRIVTADDLTRDRLIFPAFYGDDMLLPPGKTPAYLGQAVAILIYHDFARFRFAKDRLKFHDEIIRYGAQTGPLERDPWGTFRFVRVGGKTPYDDDTFSSLKNAPVFPSMMRKHQPVWPDGKEHGKLDEQGMFYAGQIQQELEHPSADWLVMEREYNTQSIDTAALEPDNANCWYDAATQSLHMVVPTQAPQEVADSAAGMVAKCAFPVKNLFLHPCYTVGYGSKDHFNVPFYGLVTAMYAGGRPVRLANDRYEQFQTSLKRHAFKMHYRIAVDKKTGLLQSFKAEMEANGGGRCNFSPSVAMVGATAAQSIYYFPKNDLAAVAIASRAIDAGSARGYGTLQSMAATEMMVDEMAAQLGIDPIAFRLKNALRSGMKNTQGAVPAGAIRVDEVLQKAQVHPLWVNRAKKKLEYELLHPGKRYGVGFACVQKDFGTGAEASLAKVEFSADGKISLHHSAAEIGTGMSTSQAIAVAKWLGMPATEVRVAVTDWPDLPVVTSGDPYMMSQAEQDRLSANPRWSPNYSSPSSATNSAFYFTHSTREAARVVFTHGLWPAAMAIWTQGPGGGQAAPLVVRIEDARWVDGKLSAAGLEALPFAQLAKKAHELGLVTGAAVHVFNRWQWTEAEFAIDGGLERLPVDALSLRYGDNAAADKKKQQTTANQYRVLDRQRVFIPPVQRNNAAVTYYSAVGTLVELAVHEASGKVELLAHHSIMECGNQIAPQLVSGQLQGGLAMGIGHALHEYLPLYEDGPGNGTWNFNRYQLPRAKDVAVWTQTGEVLPPLTESDPPKGIAEVVMIPVVGALVNGIAHAIGHRFSDLPVTPQNILEVLA, encoded by the coding sequence ATGGGGAAACTCGACCTTTCGCGTCGCAGTTTTCTGAAGGCCAGCGTGCTTGCGGGCGTATCGGTGTATATCGCGCCGATCGGCAGCCGTGCGTTCGCTGCGTTGTTCGAAGACAGAATTCTCACGCCGGTTCAATGGGACGCGGCCAATGGGCAGGCCAGGTTCCGTATCGACGGCATCGCCAAGGTGACCGGCGCGAAAGTGTTCGCGCGCGACGTCCGTGCCGCCGACATGCCGCATTGGCCCAAACAGCAGGCGCATGCCTTCATCCTGCGCACGACTCAGGCCGACCGCCTTTACGAAGGCTTCGACCTGGCGCTGCTGGGCGACGAACTGCAGCCCGACCGCATCGTCACCGCGGACGATCTGACGCGCGACCGCCTGATCTTCCCCGCCTTCTATGGCGACGACATGTTGCTGCCGCCGGGCAAGACGCCCGCGTATCTCGGCCAGGCGGTGGCGATCCTGATCTATCACGACTTCGCGCGTTTCCGCTTTGCCAAAGACCGGCTCAAGTTCCACGACGAGATCATCCGTTACGGCGCGCAGACGGGGCCGCTCGAGCGCGATCCGTGGGGCACGTTCCGCTTCGTGCGCGTGGGCGGCAAGACGCCTTATGACGACGACACCTTCTCGAGCCTGAAGAATGCGCCGGTGTTTCCGAGCATGATGCGCAAGCATCAGCCGGTCTGGCCGGACGGCAAGGAACACGGCAAGCTCGACGAGCAGGGCATGTTCTACGCCGGACAGATCCAGCAGGAGCTCGAACATCCGTCCGCGGACTGGCTGGTGATGGAGCGCGAGTACAACACGCAGTCCATCGACACCGCCGCGCTCGAACCCGACAACGCGAATTGCTGGTATGACGCGGCGACGCAGTCGCTGCATATGGTTGTGCCGACCCAGGCGCCGCAGGAAGTCGCGGACAGCGCGGCGGGCATGGTGGCGAAGTGCGCGTTCCCGGTGAAGAACCTGTTCCTGCACCCGTGCTACACGGTCGGCTACGGTTCGAAGGACCACTTCAACGTGCCGTTCTACGGCCTCGTCACCGCCATGTATGCGGGCGGTCGTCCGGTGCGTCTTGCCAACGACCGCTACGAGCAGTTCCAGACGTCGCTCAAGCGTCACGCGTTCAAGATGCATTACCGCATTGCAGTCGATAAGAAGACCGGCCTGCTGCAATCGTTCAAGGCCGAGATGGAAGCGAACGGTGGCGGGCGCTGCAATTTCTCGCCGTCGGTGGCGATGGTCGGCGCGACCGCGGCTCAGTCCATCTACTACTTCCCGAAGAACGACCTGGCGGCCGTTGCGATTGCTTCGCGTGCCATCGACGCGGGTTCCGCGCGCGGCTATGGCACGCTGCAGAGCATGGCCGCCACGGAAATGATGGTCGACGAGATGGCCGCGCAACTGGGCATCGATCCCATCGCGTTCCGTTTGAAGAACGCGTTGCGCTCGGGCATGAAAAACACCCAGGGCGCGGTGCCGGCCGGCGCGATTCGTGTCGACGAAGTCCTGCAGAAAGCGCAGGTGCATCCGCTGTGGGTGAATCGCGCGAAGAAGAAGCTCGAATACGAACTGCTGCATCCGGGCAAGCGCTATGGCGTCGGCTTTGCATGCGTGCAAAAGGACTTCGGCACGGGCGCCGAAGCGTCGCTCGCAAAGGTCGAGTTCAGCGCGGACGGCAAGATCAGTCTGCATCACAGCGCCGCTGAAATCGGCACGGGCATGTCCACCTCGCAAGCGATTGCGGTGGCGAAGTGGCTCGGCATGCCGGCCACCGAGGTGCGCGTGGCCGTCACCGACTGGCCCGATCTGCCGGTCGTCACGAGCGGCGATCCGTACATGATGTCGCAGGCCGAGCAGGACAGGCTGTCGGCCAATCCGCGTTGGTCGCCGAATTACTCGTCGCCGTCGAGCGCGACCAACTCCGCGTTCTATTTCACGCACAGCACGCGCGAGGCCGCTCGCGTCGTCTTCACGCACGGCCTGTGGCCGGCGGCCATGGCGATCTGGACCCAGGGGCCAGGCGGCGGTCAGGCGGCGCCGCTGGTGGTGCGCATCGAGGACGCACGCTGGGTCGACGGCAAGCTGTCGGCGGCGGGACTCGAAGCGCTGCCGTTTGCGCAACTCGCGAAGAAGGCCCACGAACTCGGACTCGTGACGGGCGCGGCGGTGCACGTGTTCAACCGCTGGCAGTGGACCGAGGCGGAGTTCGCGATCGACGGCGGCCTCGAGCGTCTGCCGGTCGATGCGCTCTCGCTGCGCTACGGCGATAACGCCGCCGCCGACAAAAAGAAGCAGCAGACCACTGCGAATCAATACCGCGTGCTCGATCGTCAGCGCGTGTTCATTCCGCCAGTGCAACGTAACAACGCGGCGGTCACATATTACAGCGCGGTCGGCACGCTGGTCGAGCTGGCCGTGCATGAAGCGAGCGGCAAGGTCGAACTGCTCGCGCATCACTCGATCATGGAGTGCGGCAACCAGATCGCGCCGCAGCTCGTCTCGGGCCAGTTGCAGGGCGGTCTCGCCATGGGGATCGGCCACGCCCTGCACGAGTACCTGCCGCTCTACGAAGACGGTCCCGGCAACGGGACATGGAACTTCAATCGCTACCAGTTGCCACGTGCGAAAGATGTGGCCGTCTGGACCCAGACCGGCGAAGTGCTGCCGCCGCTCACGGAAAGCGATCCGCCCAAAGGTATCGCGGAAGTGGTGATGATCCCGGTTGTCGGCGCGCTCGTGAACGGTATCGCGCATGCCATTGGACATCGTTTTAGCGACCTGCCGGTTACCCCGCAAAACATTCTGGAGGTGCTCGCATGA
- a CDS encoding DeoR/GlpR family DNA-binding transcription regulator, protein MLTSQRKQLILDALKRDGQVIAKSLSSEFAVSEDTIRRDLRELAADGYLQRVHGGALPASPAAVDLAGRQGIESASKAAIGKAAAQMIVPGQIAIVDGGTTAVQLVRHLPLDLRATIVTHSPTVAVELGDHAGVEVIMIGGRLYRHSMVNVGGAAIEALSHIRADLYFMGVTGVHPEAGLSTGDLEEAYIKRALAARAAETVVLASAEKLNAASAFMIAEASAAHAIVVEKETAEALTAPLEALGIAIVRA, encoded by the coding sequence ATGCTGACATCGCAAAGAAAGCAGTTGATCCTCGACGCGCTCAAACGCGACGGCCAGGTGATCGCCAAGAGTCTGAGCAGTGAATTTGCCGTGTCGGAAGACACCATTCGCCGCGATCTGCGCGAACTCGCCGCCGATGGCTACCTGCAGCGCGTACATGGCGGCGCATTGCCGGCGTCGCCGGCTGCGGTGGATCTGGCCGGGCGGCAAGGCATCGAGTCGGCGTCGAAGGCGGCCATCGGCAAGGCCGCGGCGCAGATGATCGTGCCCGGCCAGATTGCGATCGTCGACGGCGGCACGACCGCCGTGCAACTGGTGCGCCATCTGCCGCTGGATCTACGCGCGACGATCGTCACGCATAGCCCGACCGTTGCCGTCGAACTCGGCGATCACGCGGGCGTGGAGGTCATCATGATTGGCGGGCGCCTGTACCGGCATTCGATGGTCAACGTCGGCGGCGCCGCTATCGAGGCGCTGAGCCATATTCGTGCGGACCTCTATTTCATGGGCGTGACCGGCGTGCATCCCGAGGCCGGCCTGAGTACCGGCGATCTCGAGGAGGCCTACATCAAGCGGGCGCTGGCGGCCCGCGCGGCCGAAACGGTGGTGCTGGCGTCCGCGGAGAAGCTCAACGCGGCTTCTGCGTTCATGATCGCGGAAGCGTCGGCGGCTCATGCCATCGTGGTCGAGAAGGAAACCGCGGAGGCGCTCACGGCGCCGCTCGAGGCCTTGGGTATCGCGATCGTGCGGGCGTGA
- a CDS encoding NUDIX domain-containing protein, with amino-acid sequence MNETADRVRIVDVKVLSDDWYVLKKTTFDYRRADGSWQRQSRETYDRGNGATLLLYEPVRRTVVLTRQFRLPAFVNGHDGMLIEAPAGLLEAASPEERIRAEVEEETGYRVHAVRKVFEAFMSPGSVTEKLFFFVAEYAAAAKVSDGGGVASEGEDIEVLELPIDEALAMVRGGEIVDGKTIMLLQYAALNLLG; translated from the coding sequence ATGAACGAAACTGCCGACCGGGTGCGTATTGTCGACGTCAAGGTGCTGTCCGACGACTGGTACGTGCTGAAGAAAACCACCTTCGACTACCGGCGCGCCGACGGCAGTTGGCAACGCCAGAGCCGCGAGACTTACGACCGCGGCAACGGTGCAACCTTGCTGCTTTACGAGCCGGTGCGCCGCACGGTGGTGCTCACGCGCCAGTTCCGGCTACCGGCGTTCGTCAACGGTCACGATGGAATGCTGATCGAGGCGCCGGCCGGTCTGCTGGAAGCCGCGTCGCCGGAGGAGCGCATCCGCGCCGAGGTCGAAGAGGAAACCGGCTACCGCGTGCATGCGGTGCGCAAGGTGTTCGAGGCGTTTATGAGCCCGGGTTCGGTCACGGAGAAGCTGTTCTTCTTTGTCGCCGAATACGCCGCGGCCGCGAAGGTGAGCGACGGCGGCGGTGTCGCCAGCGAAGGTGAGGATATCGAAGTGCTGGAGCTGCCGATCGATGAAGCGCTGGCGATGGTGCGGGGTGGCGAGATCGTGGATGGGAAGACGATCATGTTGCTGCAGTATGCGGCATTGAATCTGCTGGGGTGA
- a CDS encoding PspA/IM30 family protein codes for MTTERLGNRVKRLLTANVHALVSSLESRTPQAVLEQYLREFDEVIAQARIELGRHEAARHQATKAITRVNNEIERLNELIATALAQGDEAATHAGASRQIDLEDQLGTLNQALQEAIEHAGAAESDLLGLRAKRAEMEQALGEMIASRAVAQRASSVDGVSGAAAGIRADQLEQGFNRTMTGATGVAGLHTGPASADPSLLRRLETLHKEQRISERVARLKAVNGRPVGEDA; via the coding sequence ATGACGACAGAACGTCTGGGTAACCGTGTCAAACGACTGCTGACGGCCAACGTGCATGCCCTGGTCAGCTCGCTCGAAAGCCGTACGCCGCAGGCCGTACTGGAGCAGTACCTGCGCGAATTCGACGAAGTGATCGCCCAGGCGCGCATCGAGCTGGGCCGTCACGAAGCGGCACGGCACCAGGCCACCAAGGCGATCACGCGCGTCAACAACGAAATCGAGCGCCTGAACGAACTCATCGCCACGGCGCTGGCGCAAGGCGACGAAGCGGCGACGCACGCGGGCGCCAGCCGGCAGATCGATCTGGAAGACCAGCTCGGCACGCTCAATCAGGCGCTGCAGGAAGCCATCGAACACGCCGGCGCGGCCGAATCCGATCTGCTCGGTCTGCGCGCCAAACGCGCCGAGATGGAGCAGGCGCTGGGCGAGATGATCGCCTCACGGGCGGTCGCGCAGCGCGCAAGCAGCGTGGACGGCGTGTCGGGTGCGGCAGCGGGCATTCGCGCCGACCAGCTCGAGCAGGGTTTCAACCGCACCATGACGGGCGCCACCGGCGTCGCCGGCCTGCATACCGGGCCGGCCAGCGCCGATCCGTCATTGCTGCGGCGGCTCGAAACGCTGCACAAGGAACAGCGCATCAGCGAACGCGTCGCGCGTCTGAAAGCCGTGAACGGCAGACCGGTCGGCGAGGACGCCTGA
- a CDS encoding YqiJ family protein yields MTPLLLPGNAPFVAAIGLMIAIGALEGITLLFGLSVTEHAGSMLVSHFGIDHSGAAADTGVVGQLLGWLHLGRVPLLILLILFLLGFAIVGLVLQSLLHALAGFMLPPPVAALIAAFGALPFVRQTGGLVGHYLPQNETSALSEADFVGRTAQIVTGEASPGNPAEARLVDEYGQPHYLRIEPDDPEARFARGSTVLIVSRVSGSLYRAIANPRPDLL; encoded by the coding sequence ATGACTCCGCTTCTCTTACCGGGTAATGCCCCGTTCGTGGCCGCGATCGGACTGATGATCGCTATCGGCGCGCTCGAAGGCATCACCCTGCTGTTCGGACTCAGCGTCACTGAACACGCCGGCAGCATGCTGGTCAGCCACTTCGGCATCGACCATTCCGGCGCGGCGGCCGATACCGGCGTCGTCGGTCAGTTGCTCGGCTGGCTGCATCTCGGACGGGTGCCGCTGCTGATTCTGCTGATCCTGTTCCTGCTCGGCTTCGCGATTGTCGGGCTGGTGCTGCAATCGCTGCTGCATGCGCTCGCCGGCTTCATGCTGCCGCCTCCAGTCGCCGCGCTCATCGCCGCATTCGGCGCGTTGCCGTTCGTGCGCCAGACCGGCGGCCTCGTGGGCCACTATCTGCCGCAGAACGAAACCTCCGCCCTCTCCGAGGCCGACTTTGTCGGGCGCACGGCCCAGATCGTCACAGGCGAAGCATCGCCCGGCAATCCTGCCGAAGCGCGCCTCGTCGACGAATACGGCCAGCCGCATTACCTGCGCATCGAACCCGACGATCCGGAAGCGCGTTTTGCGCGGGGATCGACCGTATTGATCGTCTCGCGGGTGTCCGGGTCGCTGTATCGCGCGATCGCCAACCCTCGGCCAGATCTGTTGTAG